One window of Phytoactinopolyspora mesophila genomic DNA carries:
- a CDS encoding single-stranded DNA-binding protein — translation MGVPSERLEHRNEIRLVGRIAAEPKARVLPSGDELVSVRLVVERPPDATARSRRASVDTMTCVGWTPMARYWLQMVEKDDVVEVTGSLRRRFWRSAEGPRNRYEVEVTRATLLTGEANQDSPGTDADVVPLKGGGGVSGV, via the coding sequence ATGGGTGTTCCGTCCGAACGGCTCGAGCATCGAAACGAAATCCGGCTGGTAGGTCGCATCGCGGCGGAACCGAAGGCGAGAGTTTTGCCGAGCGGAGACGAGCTGGTCAGCGTGCGGCTGGTAGTCGAGCGGCCGCCCGATGCGACAGCCCGTAGCCGCCGAGCCAGTGTGGACACCATGACCTGTGTGGGGTGGACACCTATGGCTCGCTACTGGTTGCAAATGGTCGAGAAGGATGACGTCGTGGAGGTCACCGGGTCGCTGCGGCGTAGGTTCTGGCGTTCAGCCGAGGGGCCCCGGAATCGCTACGAGGTGGAAGTCACGCGGGCGACGCTGCTGACGGGCGAGGCGAACCAAGATTCGCCCGGCACGGACGCCGACGTCGTACCACTCAAGGGCGGCGGCGGTGTAAGCGGGGTTTAG